TTGGCGAAGTAGGGAATGATTCCATCGTTTGATAGTGCATTGGCGGCCCTCTCCAACAGCTTGGTGGAACGAGCTAATACAACACAATCACTAGGCGACCATCCTCTCTTTGTTATTATTGAAGAAATCCCTGCAACTTCGACATCTTCATCGCGAAAGAATTGTGCCTTTAGCGCATTGGAGTTGTCCGCCGTTTTGCGGGCAATAAGTGACTCCTTGCCGGGAGAACGCGTCTGGTTGTGAACAATTAAGTTATTCGCAAAAGTGATAATGATTGGCGGACAGCGAAAGTTTTCAGGAAGTTGAATAACTTCCATCTTATAATCACGAGTTAATGCAAGCAATCTTTCTGGACTAGCTCCATTCCACTGGTAAATAATTTGATCGTCGTCGGCAACGACAAAAAGATTTGGTCTTTCTCCTTGGGAAATCAGTCGCATTAGGTTATATTGTGCGCGATTTGTATCCTGGAACTCATCCACGCATACGAATTGCCACGCTAGGCGCGTTAAACGAGCTACTCCAGCGTTTTCGGATAACAGCTTTCTGGCAAAATGGAGTAATGCTCCATAATCCAGTCGGTTGTGGACTTGGAGTGTCTTACAGTAAATATCAAATAAAACAGGAATCCAAGGCGGGGTATGTGGCATACCTGCCGCATTTTGTTCACCGTTATAAGATTCCGCAAACAACCGATCCAACAATACCAGCAGATTCCGACGATCATCTGGTATTGAAGAAATGTCACAAGGCGAAATTTTTATACTGCTCAGACGATTCCGACGCTCACCAGGAATTGACGATAGGTCGCCAGAGAGAATGTGAATTGCTTCCTCAAGCAAGGCAATACGATCTTCATCAAGAGTGAGTAGTGAAAAATCTGGTTGCACTCCAATGTGGCTTCCATGCTGTCTAAGGATATCGCCCGCAAAGGAGTGGAAGGTACAGAGGTGTGCCCTGTCTGCTCGTCCTCCCATAAGATTATCTAGACGCTCCCGCATTTCGTCGGCGGCCTTGGTCGTAAACGTAAGGGCAAGAACACTTGCATCGGCATCTTCTTTAAGAATGCGAGCAGCCCTAAGAGTAAGAACCAGAGTTTTTCCAGAACCAGGCCCCGCCAATACAAGCAGCGCCCCATTACTCCATTTGACTGCCCTGCGCTGATTTTCATTGAGTGAGTCATGCAGGGTATTCATGATAGATTTGCCCATTTAATTGCGGCATCAATCACTGATGTAAACAGAGGAGGCGCGCTGTTTGTACCATTTCGAATCTCGGTCAATACCGTATGAACAGCCGGAATTTTATGTTCGGCAACAGCTTTGGTAAGTCCTTTAAAATATTCAGGGTCGGTTTCGGTTACTTTTATATTCGCTCCTAGTTGCGGGCTTAGGAACTCTTTATAAATATACGTAAATCCTGATGCGCACAAGTGCTGCTCAATATCGTCTTCGGGCATTACGAAAAGAACATCATTTTCTGGCCTAGCACCAAGGGCTTTTCGAACTTTTCTTTGATCTACCTTCCCCTGAGTGTCATTGTCTATTATGGCAATCCACTGTATTCCCATTGCTTCGGCAATTTTAGTAAAAAGACTAATATCTGATTGTCGATAGGCTATACACCGAATGCCGTTTCTTTCTAGGTCTTTTCCTAGAATGCGGGCCAGCTCTGGGAATAATGTGACTTCAGTTTCGCCTTCTCCAAGAATCCAACACCGTGCGAATAAAAGCTCGCCTCTAGCATGGCGTATATGGTAATTGAACTGTCTTCTTTTTTTGTCGTCCAGGGGTATTTCCCTCATCCCTTTAGGAATAATAACTCCAGACTTGGAATATAACCGAATAATGCTTTCGGACGGTACTTCGGACAGCAAGTCTCCGCTATGGGTTGAAATGATCTTCTGTCCTGGCATTCGTTCAATCAGTTTCCAAAGTGCCCGTACAGCGCTAGGGTGAAGATGGGACTCCGGTTCTTCTAATGCAACAATAGGAGTCCCCTTATTCCAGGTTTGCAGAAAAGCATTGAATAGCGTCAGCACGGCCAAGCTTTGCATTCCTTCTCCGTGACGACCGACCGGAATTTTAGCCCCCGTGCCTGCGTTCAGATTCACCTGAGCTTTGGCAAGCATATCAAAAAGGCGACCAGGAACGGCATCCACTGAGACCACTTCCTCCCCTCCCGCCATTGACAGCACTTGTTGGACTTCCTTCAGGCGATCTACAACTTGAGCAAAACTGGCGTGAGACGAGATAATAAGTTGGTTAACTTCGGAAAGTTTGGCTTCTATCTCGGCTCGTTTTTCCGCCGTCAACTGAGACTCCTTGAGGAAAGGACGCCAAAAACTACCTTTGGCATCGAAGTGCTTTGCCGCATCCCGCAAGGCTGCCAGATAGTAGTAAGACACCTCGTTTTGCAGTGTCAGTAATGCTGAATCAGGGACATTAGCGAGGGCGGCTCCTGTCAAATTTTGGAACTCCCAGTCTTGAATAAAATCCTGAGCCACTGGATCAAACTGTGCCCCTACTTTCAGGATTACGGATGTGCATCCATTTGTGTCAACTTGAGCAATTTTTGCCCTGTTGAGGCGGGCTGTTTGTTGATCGTCCCATTCGCCGGGTGTTTTCTCGCCGAAGGTCAGGCGAATACTGATCGCCGCCGCGCTGGCTGGCTCGGAGGTAGCGTTCGGCAGGTGAAAATCGTAACTGTTGAAAGCGCAACCACGGCGTGATCGAACATCTCTTAACGCAAAACGTATCGCATCTAGCACAGCGGTTTTGCCCGTGTTGTTCTCACCGATTAACACCGTTGTCTCACCGAAATTTAACTCAAGATCGGTGATTCCGCGAAAATTCTTAATCTGAAGCTTCTGAAGTTTCATAGGGGTCCGCGGGATGAAGATTCGAATGCCTTTGCGAGTAGTGCATTGAATGTGGCTTCGGATCGGGCAAATGGTAAATAATGATTTCTGAATCGACCTCTTCAACACGTTCGAGTGCGAAATGAGGACGGTGGCTTAATGTTGTGGGTGCATGGTCATCTCCCCAAGCTAAAAAGTACAAAGTACATCTGCTTAATTTAAAAATCTTCATCCTGAGAGTCGATTAGATATAGCGATATCACTTTTTAACAGTGAATTGACCACTTCATTAAGAGAAAACTTGATACCCTGTACACGTAATTTTTTGATGAAAAAATCTTTAACTTCCTTATCAAGATAAATGGGTATGTCTAGTTCCTCGATAGGCCGATAAAACCGACCTTGTTCAGCGTCTGAAAAATCATATTCATCTTTCATAAATTATCCCACGCCTCCAGCACCAGCCGCCGGGTGCGGTATTCGCCGAATTGGCGGATTTCGTTTTTCTGAAGAACGCGAAAGGTTTCGGACGGATAATCCACGCCGTAAATATCGGCCGGGTCGAGGATATAGCGCAATTCGTCGCGGGTGAGGCCGTACAGTTTTCCGTAATAGGCGTCGAGTTCGGCGCGCAATCGGGCGCGACGCTCCGGGTCCCACGGAAAAGGTGCGCCGTCGTAGCCAAGATCGCGGGCGAAAGGGGCGAGGTCGTGGGCGGTGTAGGTGAGTTCGAGGACGCGGGGGACGATGTAATGAAGGTCGGTGGGAGTGTAGTGGTCGGGCGGTAATGCAGGGAATTGTTTCAGGTAGCCATAGGTTAGATGGGTGCCGCCTACCTTTTGTCTGGCAATGAAGTCGAATACCAATGAGTTCCAATTAGCAAGTAGTGCGCATTCCTTTCGAGCATCACCGGTAGCAGTAAAAAAGAGCGGGAAGGTATGCCCCACCCCCACCCTCGGCACCACCCCCGCGATCACCGTGCGCTCGTCGGTAGAACGGCAAATATCCCGCCACCCCATCAACCATTGCCGCTCCCATCGTCCCGCCAACGCTAATTCTTTATCGCTATCCTTAATCCAATAACGCGGCTGGGCAAAGCTCGCGGGGTCGCGTTTTTCGGCATCGGTCAACTCACGCGAATCACTGCCGTTGTCTTCGTAGGTCGCCCAGCGATGGTCGAATTGATGCACCATTTTGGCTTCGTAAAGCTGCACCCACACCTGCATATCGCGGCTAATCCAGTTAGGGCCATCGCGTGTTGCTCCATCACCGGTGAGCTGGGCGGCGGTGCGGAATAGGCCGCTGTCGTTGGACATGTGGATCATCGCCATGAACGAGATGCCCCAGGGGTTGTTGAACGATTCTTTCATCCTAACCAATCCTCTAGCAGCAGCTCTGGAACACGGGAAAATTCCCGGGTGTTGTGCGTGACCAACACCAACTCATGAGCAAGAGCGATGGCGGCAATTTGCAGATCGTAGGGGCCGATTGGCGTGCCTTTCCCGGCAAGCTGGGCACGAATGTTTCCGGCAAGCAATGCAGCCTGATCGTCGAACGGTAAACTGATGAAATAATTGAAGAATCTCGTCAAGTTGGCCTGATTTTCAGCGCTACGCTGACTTTTGCAGGCGCCAAACCACAATTCAGCTTTGACCGGTGAGCACAGATAGACCTGATGCTCCCCTGCGACAATCAGTCGTTGCACGACCACGCGGTTATTTTTCAACCAGGCAATGCAGATGTTGCTGTCCAACAGATAGCCATTCATTCTAATGACTCCCTGGGGGCATCCTGTCCCAGGTCGGAGTCGTCAATGTCATCAGGAAAGTCGTCGCTCAGGGTTCCCGCGACAGCCAGGACGCGCTCCTGCCAGCTTTTGGGTAGCGCCACCGAGGGAGTAATGGGTAACACGATGATTTCTGCTTGCTGGCAGTGGGCAAATTCAGTCGGTAAATCAATTTGAATGTGCAGGTTGGTAATAGTTTCAATAGTGCGATGGGCATACATGGTCAATCTCCTATTCTTTGATTAAAACGGGCACGCGGCGGTAAATCTTCTTGGTCAATTCAGCATCCGCCTGCGAACGGAATACCGGACAGGTCCGGGTGTTGGGATTGAGCAAGGCGATATCGGCACCGCTAAGGGTAAAGGCGCGGCGCTCATCGCGCAGATGTGCGGCGCGGGTGGCAAAGAAAACGAAGCGTGCGGCTTCCTGTCGGCCCAGCGTCAGGGCACAGAATTTATAGCTGCGATGCACAGAAGGGAAAATTGCCTCGCGGTTCTCAAAATCATAGAGGCTGGCGATGCGTCCACCAGTGGCAATGGCATCGAAAAACGCCTTGGTTGAATCGTCGGTAGCAATTCCTGTCGGCGTAATCATTCCAGCTCGACCACGTTCCCCAATCAACTGCGAAATTGTCTCAGCAAACAATGCATAGAGATTGACATCACCCACACCCGTAAGCGGAAAACGCCCACTGTCGTGGGCAAACAAACTGGCACCTTCTGCCCCACGCTTGGCCATGATGAATTCACGATACAAGCGCTTGTCGGCTGGACTGGCATTAGCAGCATTCAGTGCCTCGATCAACCGGGTACGTGCCGCTGCGTTGGCGGCGGTAGCAATTTCCAGGCTACGCGGGCCAAAAAATTCCTGCTCCTGCAATTTGATGCGTTCCCACGGAGGATTCGCCAACACCACATCAAAGCCACCAGCAGCAAACACTTCAGGAAAAGCCAACTGCCAATGAAAGAAATGGTATTCGGCGGCCAGTTCGCGGGCCAATTCTGCAACGCCTGAACGCATCGGCTGACCTTCGGCGGCACGGACCAGATCGTCGGAGAGCGGCACCCGAGTGGCGTTGGCGCTCGTTTTGGGGGCGAAGAAGGCGGCACAAAAAAGATCGGCGCGGAGGCGCTCGCGGGTGAGTTGCTGGTCGGCCTCGGATTGGGCGTAGGCGCTACGCTTGGCGGCGATGGCCTCCAGCGTATCTTCCGGCATGGCCTCCAGGGTGGCGTGGGTGGCGGCCAGTCGCTTGGCGGTTTCGCTGTTGTCGAGCGCAAGTTCGCGGTTTTTGCTACTGACCTGCTTGCGGTTGCTTTTTTTCAGCGTGGTACAGATCTTCTTGTCGTCACCGGAAAGGGCAGTGTACGCCTGGTCGGGAATGCCTTCGTCCATCACTACCGGATCCAGGATGCCGACCAACGAATTTCCATGTCGGACATGGTGATCGAGAAAGCCCAGCGGCTTGCCGGGTTCCAACGTCTCCAGCCACAGCGCGGTCTGACACAGTTCAACGGCGAGCGGGTTGAGGTCCACGCCATAGATGCAGTGGGCCACCACCTCGCGCAGGGCGTGGCGGAAGGTTTGCGCCTCGGGAATGTCGAAATCGGTATCGAGCCGCGCGACTTCGGCGGCAATGCGACGCGAGGCAGCGAGTAGAAAGTGACCGCTGCCGCTGGCCGGATCGATGACCTTGAGCGCGAGCAATGCGGCACGCGGGTCTCTGGCTTTTAGCGCCTCGGCGATCTTGGGTTCGAGGGCGGAGTGGATAAGTTCCCGCACCAGTTCGTCGGGTGTGTAATAGCTACCGGTGAGCTTGCGGGCGGAGCCACGGGTTTCGCCCGCCGCTTCATCGCCAATGAATCCGAAGCGCCACGGATGGGCATCGACCTGGATGGTCGGTTGCAACTCCAGCAGGCTCTCATAGACGCTGCCCAGCTCCTCGGTATCCATGTCGCGGTAGTTGATACGGGCGAGTACCGCGCCGGCGCGGAAAAAACACAGGGCGCGCACGGCGGCGAGTAGTGCCTGGTTGGGCAGTTCGGCGGCATCCAGGTCGGGACATTTGTCCGAGGAAAAGAGGCCGCCGAGTGCCGGTAGGCCAAGGGGTTCGGCACCAGAGGCCAAGCCGCGCAGGGTAATCCGTAGCCCTTGCCAGAGGTCGGTATGGCGGTCGGCACGGTTTTTCAGGGCACGTTCACGCAAGCGGTGGGCACTGTAACCCTTGGCGTATAGCTCACGTTGCGCGGCCGTTGCATGGGGTGCGTGCAGCAGGCCACGGTCTTCGGCGGTGTGGAGCAGGATTAGGCGATAGACCAAGCGCAACAGTTGCTTGAAATAACGCTCGGTAGTGAGGGTCTCGTTTTTCAACGCGTCACGCAGGGCAGTGTTGCCGGGATGGGCGAGAAAACCCATGCCAAGCTGGCGGAGGGCGTCGGTGACCCCATCCCGGAGCTTT
This Gammaproteobacteria bacterium DNA region includes the following protein-coding sequences:
- a CDS encoding DNA helicase II / ATP-dependent DNA helicase PcrA, giving the protein MGKSIMNTLHDSLNENQRRAVKWSNGALLVLAGPGSGKTLVLTLRAARILKEDADASVLALTFTTKAADEMRERLDNLMGGRADRAHLCTFHSFAGDILRQHGSHIGVQPDFSLLTLDEDRIALLEEAIHILSGDLSSIPGERRNRLSSIKISPCDISSIPDDRRNLLVLLDRLFAESYNGEQNAAGMPHTPPWIPVLFDIYCKTLQVHNRLDYGALLHFARKLLSENAGVARLTRLAWQFVCVDEFQDTNRAQYNLMRLISQGERPNLFVVADDDQIIYQWNGASPERLLALTRDYKMEVIQLPENFRCPPIIITFANNLIVHNQTRSPGKESLIARKTADNSNALKAQFFRDEDVEVAGISSIITKRGWSPSDCVVLARSTKLLERAANALSNDGIIPYFAKRKNQFESASVKWLFSTLRLANARHDRELLRRVCVAWQSFTEEIVRVEDVEAAAALNGGDFLRAWLDAAATTETGGIIGSLLERTRKELGERLIFMEFLEWFWTRKWMDDPMEVEEIKTWQELHGALLREHGPENVTLHLYLQEMDLKSKAAFRVPGSLPCLTVHGAKGLEFRHVFLIGMAEEVFPSYQAVKKGANSREMEEERRSCFVAITRVQETLHVSWAGTYNGYLKKPSRFLTEMGFGINVT
- a CDS encoding putative ATP-dependent endonuclease of the OLD family (Evidence 3 : Putative function from multiple computational evidences); amino-acid sequence: MLKRSIQKSLFTICPIRSHIQCTTRKGIRIFIPRTPMKLQKLQIKNFRGITDLELNFGETTVLIGENNTGKTAVLDAIRFALRDVRSRRGCAFNSYDFHLPNATSEPASAAAISIRLTFGEKTPGEWDDQQTARLNRAKIAQVDTNGCTSVILKVGAQFDPVAQDFIQDWEFQNLTGAALANVPDSALLTLQNEVSYYYLAALRDAAKHFDAKGSFWRPFLKESQLTAEKRAEIEAKLSEVNQLIISSHASFAQVVDRLKEVQQVLSMAGGEEVVSVDAVPGRLFDMLAKAQVNLNAGTGAKIPVGRHGEGMQSLAVLTLFNAFLQTWNKGTPIVALEEPESHLHPSAVRALWKLIERMPGQKIISTHSGDLLSEVPSESIIRLYSKSGVIIPKGMREIPLDDKKRRQFNYHIRHARGELLFARCWILGEGETEVTLFPELARILGKDLERNGIRCIAYRQSDISLFTKIAEAMGIQWIAIIDNDTQGKVDQRKVRKALGARPENDVLFVMPEDDIEQHLCASGFTYIYKEFLSPQLGANIKVTETDPEYFKGLTKAVAEHKIPAVHTVLTEIRNGTNSAPPLFTSVIDAAIKWANLS
- a CDS encoding conserved hypothetical protein (Evidence 4 : Unknown function but conserved in other organisms); its protein translation is MKDEYDFSDAEQGRFYRPIEELDIPIYLDKEVKDFFIKKLRVQGIKFSLNEVVNSLLKSDIAISNRLSG
- a CDS encoding hypothetical protein (Evidence 5 : Unknown function), yielding MKESFNNPWGISFMAMIHMSNDSGLFRTAAQLTGDGATRDGPNWISRDMQVWVQLYEAKMVHQFDHRWATYEDNGSDSRELTDAEKRDPASFAQPRYWIKDSDKELALAGRWERQWLMGWRDICRSTDERTVIAGVVPRVGVGHTFPLFFTATGDARKECALLANWNSLVFDFIARQKVGGTHLTYGYLKQFPALPPDHYTPTDLHYIVPRVLELTYTAHDLAPFARDLGYDGAPFPWDPERRARLRAELDAYYGKLYGLTRDELRYILDPADIYGVDYPSETFRVLQKNEIRQFGEYRTRRLVLEAWDNL
- the vapC gene encoding tRNA(fMet)-specific endonuclease VapC → MNGYLLDSNICIAWLKNNRVVVQRLIVAGEHQVYLCSPVKAELWFGACKSQRSAENQANLTRFFNYFISLPFDDQAALLAGNIRAQLAGKGTPIGPYDLQIAAIALAHELVLVTHNTREFSRVPELLLEDWLG
- a CDS encoding conserved hypothetical protein (Evidence 4 : Unknown function but conserved in other organisms), which translates into the protein MYAHRTIETITNLHIQIDLPTEFAHCQQAEIIVLPITPSVALPKSWQERVLAVAGTLSDDFPDDIDDSDLGQDAPRESLE
- a CDS encoding Site-specific DNA-methyltransferase (adenine-specific), yielding MKKPDLILDALRIEGSLLPAEFIQKLLELKTDHQSTTDYDIPPGLNLKDEIGRYWRISVALWANFKMRRGKLGANPEEVALKDWLVPLFTRVLGFERWTPISGEEIDERHFPLTHKLGATPLLLLPHTIELDKGDTRFGPEGRRRSPHATVQEYLNATNQALWGIVANGHTLRILRDNPSLTRPAYIEADLARIFEEERYADFVALWLLAHGTRFGNGADNHQQHPPILEHWHGQAKETGERALEKLRDGVTDALRQLGMGFLAHPGNTALRDALKNETLTTERYFKQLLRLVYRLILLHTAEDRGLLHAPHATAAQRELYAKGYSAHRLRERALKNRADRHTDLWQGLRITLRGLASGAEPLGLPALGGLFSSDKCPDLDAAELPNQALLAAVRALCFFRAGAVLARINYRDMDTEELGSVYESLLELQPTIQVDAHPWRFGFIGDEAAGETRGSARKLTGSYYTPDELVRELIHSALEPKIAEALKARDPRAALLALKVIDPASGSGHFLLAASRRIAAEVARLDTDFDIPEAQTFRHALREVVAHCIYGVDLNPLAVELCQTALWLETLEPGKPLGFLDHHVRHGNSLVGILDPVVMDEGIPDQAYTALSGDDKKICTTLKKSNRKQVSSKNRELALDNSETAKRLAATHATLEAMPEDTLEAIAAKRSAYAQSEADQQLTRERLRADLFCAAFFAPKTSANATRVPLSDDLVRAAEGQPMRSGVAELARELAAEYHFFHWQLAFPEVFAAGGFDVVLANPPWERIKLQEQEFFGPRSLEIATAANAAARTRLIEALNAANASPADKRLYREFIMAKRGAEGASLFAHDSGRFPLTGVGDVNLYALFAETISQLIGERGRAGMITPTGIATDDSTKAFFDAIATGGRIASLYDFENREAIFPSVHRSYKFCALTLGRQEAARFVFFATRAAHLRDERRAFTLSGADIALLNPNTRTCPVFRSQADAELTKKIYRRVPVLIKE